Proteins encoded within one genomic window of Triticum aestivum cultivar Chinese Spring chromosome 2D, IWGSC CS RefSeq v2.1, whole genome shotgun sequence:
- the LOC123054716 gene encoding importin subunit beta-1-like yields the protein MDESIDVSDALAHASHPDNNIRSIGEDMLKRLQNLDLPNFLLYLSSELLREGIPEESRALAAITLKNSLDSKDPALKDAHKDLLCIKWLSLDPSIRSEIKNKLLMTLEFDSRQSHSRHPSSKVIAKVIARVACMEIPRNQWLDLVGKLVDNMASSSSSLKQATLEVLQYIFEAKIPKVVKGDQVDVVMGSVISALNNQMLDSQVHLTALKALLNILEFTKFEDHAWRNSVVAVCEVAGRINSGAEIKEAAFECLVAIAHTCHTILEPYKEIMMSLTSQALEGDVESLKFQCIKLWITVFQEEIGWEEEEEEEEEEEEKEKEDDDEEEASSFIGPLCSFVPLLLQTYLNKEQGDLKQEDIWKQGDEGDISMTGEQEEEGDENVEQEGVNLEDILEQDEEEDETLQGISMTCLGLAARIMKGGVVPLVMHFVKENLNGPHKIAALSPLGFILEGPSVKQLAPLVHLLLVLMDHPEEGVRGRAAWTLGRLFKLVGAHRIVRNEVVVLDRIMKLLIERSKDVPEVSVEVHGALYFLARGYAEDAKSRSKSNSCELSPSVKPLIDALLCASDLARETPFCLLPSPYKALSEIVRVSDTGDLQVRRAVIGLMSHIMRRFNIVLNGHGAVSSVQRKNQLEVLLCGLVEVLIHKLGSTLKGSAKCVLMLLCPLLTRESTSARNGAALAIGALAHAIGADFGQHMPTVLQYFSVKRLSPLYLEVICDICHVLGKEGKEEEVVPCFDHIMEVLYQGMGESTLQPPILSSIGQIALAIGEKFEKYLPPVMEKLIVMEKVAQLDQDPLGDHSNKVREAISKAYHGILGGITDPKSGFKVGMALLDFTEKERKRRDSDRRSRRTRTMTARDTRTMKALVDALSQLSPRVGVWSEALIRSVHEANTPSLNKYKSV from the exons ATGGATGAATCAATTGATGTGAGTGATGCTCTTGCACATGCGTCACACCCAGACAACAACATaaggtcaataggagaagacatgCTAAAGCGGCTCCAAAATCTTGATCTTCCCAACTTCCTCCTATATTTATCATCTGAGCTTTTGAGGGAGGGGATTCCAGAAGAGTCTAGGGCACTTGCTGCCATCACCCTTAAGAACTCCTTGGACTCAAAGGATCCTGCACTCAAGGATGCACACAAGGATCTACTTTGTATAAAATGGCTCAGCCTGGATCCCTCTATCCGATCAGAGATTAAGAATAAGTTGCTCATGACACTAGAATTTGATTCAAGGCAATCTCATTCAAGGCACCCCTCATCAAAAGTTATTGCAAAAGTTATTGCGAGGGTTGCATGCATGGAGATACCCCGGAATCAATGGCTGGACCTTGTTGGTAAATTAGTGGACAACATGGCAAGTTCATCTTCTTCACTAAAGCAAGCAACTCTAGAGGTGCTCCAGTATATCTTTGAGGCGAAGATCCCTAAAGTTGTCAAGGGGGATCAAGTGGATGTTGTTATGGGTAGTGTCATCAGTGCACTGAATAACCAGATGCTAGATTCTCAAGTCCATCTCACAGCCCTTAAAGCTTTACTCAACATTCTTGAGTTTACCAAGTTTGAAGACCATGCTTGGAGGAATTCTGTAGTGGCAGTTTGTGAAGTGGCAGGCAGGATAAATTCTGGAGCAGAGATCAAAGAGGCAGCATTTGAGTGCCTTGTTGCAATTGCACACACTTGTCATACCATATTAGAACCTTACAAGGAGATCATGATGAGTCTTACATCCCAAGCTTTGGAAGGAGATGTGGAATCACTTAAATTCCAATGTATTAAGTTGTGGATCACTGTTTTCCAAGAAGAGATTGGttgggaagaggaagaggaagaggaggaagaagaagaagaaaaagaaaaagaagatgatgatgaagaagaggcaTCTAGCTTTATTGGTCCTCTCTGTTCATTTGTTCCACTTCTCCTACAAACTTACTTAAACAAAGAACAGGGAGATTTAAAACAGGAGGACATTTGGAAACAGGGAGACGAGGGAGACATTTCCATGACGGGGGAACAAGAAGAAGAGGGAGATGAAAATGTGGAACAAGAGGGAGTAAACCTTGAAGACATTTTGGAAcaagacgaagaggaagatgagACTCTACAAGGCATTTCCATGACATGCCTAGGCCTTGCAGCTAGAATTATGAAGGGTGGAGTTGTCCCCCTTGTGATGCATTTTGTCAAGGAGAACTTGAATGGGCCACATAAGATAGCAGCATTGTCTCCATTAGGTTTTATCCTGGAAGGTCCCTCGGTCAAGCAACTTGCTCCTCTAGTTCATTTATTGCTTGTCTTGATGGACCATCCGGAGGAAGGTGTAAGAGGCAGGGCTGCCTGGACACTTGGGCGGCTGTTTAAGCTTGTTGGTGCACATAGAATCGTGAGAAATGAGGTGGTAGTCCTGGATCGGATCATGAAGCTCTTGATAGAAAGGAGCAAAGATGTCCCTGAAGTGTCCGTTGAAGTGCATGGAGCTCTATATTTTCTTGCAAGAGGTTATGCAGAAGATGCAAAGTCAAGGTCAAAATCAAACTCATGTGAGCTTTCACCTTCTGTTAAGCCTCTTATTGATGCTCTTCTTTGTGCTTCGGATCTGGCTAGGGAGACCCCTTTTTGCCTTCTTCCATCTCCTTATAAAGCTTTGAGTGAGATTGTGAGAGTTAGTGACACTGGGGACTTACAAGTTCGCCGGGCTGTTATAGGCTTGATGTCTCATATTATGAGGAGATTCAACATTGTGCTTAATGGTCATGGTGCAGTTTCATCTGTTCAGAGGAAGAACCAACTTGAGGTCTTGCTGTGTGGTCTAGTTGAAGTCTTGATCCACAAGCTTGGAAGTACACTCAAGGGGTCTGCTAAATGTGTGTTGATGTTGTTGTGCCCTCTCTTAACCCGTGAGAGTACAAGTGCACGAAATGGAGCAGCCCTTGCCATTGGTGCTCTTGCTCATGCCATTGGTGCTGATTTTGGACAACACATGCCTACGGTGCTACAATATTTCAGTGTGAAGCGACTCTCTCCACTTTATTTAGAAGTGATATGTGATATATGCCATGTCTTGGGAAAAGAGGGAAAAGAGGAAGAAGTGGTGCCATGCTTTGATCATATTATGGAAGTTTTGTATCAAGGTATGGGAGAATCGACACTTCAACCTCCAATTCTATCAAGCATTGGACAGATTGCTCTTGCTATTGGTGAAAAATTTGAGAAGTACCTGCCTCCAGTTATGGAAAAGCTTATAGTTATGGAAAAGGTTGCTCAACTCGATCAGGATCCTCTTGGGGATCATAGTAACAAGGTTAGAGAGGCGATATCTAAGGCCTACCATGGCATATTAGGGGGTATAACCGACCCAAAGTCTGGATTCAAGGTAGGAATGGCTCTACTTGACTTCACTGaaaaggagagaaagagaag ggACAGTGACAGAAGGTCCAGAAGGACTAGGACCATGACAGCCAGGGACACAAGGACCATGAAAGCGCTAGTTGATGCCTTGTCTCAGCTTTCTCCTAGAGTGGGGGTTTGGTCAGAGGCGTTGATTCGATCGGTGCACGAAGCAAATACGCCCTccttaaacaaatataagagcgtttag